CGAGGCGCGCACCTGGAGCCCGCCGGTCTTTCTCACGGCCGAGCCGGGGATCTACGACCTGGCGGCCGATCGCGCCGTCCGGCTGCGCGGGGGCCGGCTGGTCCTCCCGGCGGTTCGGCGCAGGGATTCGGAGACGGTCGTCTTCTTCCTTTCGGACGACGACGGGGCCTCCTGGCGTCGCGCTCCCGCGGAAGTGCGCGGCGGCCTCCGCGAGCCGCTCGTCGTGGAGCGCAAGGACGGTCGTCTTCTCCTCCTGGCGGCGGCCGCGGACGGCGTTCTTCGCCGCGCGCGCTCCTCCGATGGCGGGGAGAGCTGGTCCGAAGCGGAGCCGGCGGACCTTCCGGTCGCCGGTCGGGGGCTCGCGGCCGGCCGCATTCCCGGAACCGGGGACCTTCTTCTGGTGCGCGCCCTTCCGCCGGGCGCGGTGCTGACCGCGTCCCTTTCGCGGGACGAGGGCGAGAGCTGGGGGAAACCCAAGACGCTCGAAGAAGATCGGTCGGCGGTGGTGGGCGACGCCGCCCTGGAGTTTCCGGACGGACGGGTGCTTGTGGCGTACGGCGCGGGAGACTCCCGCGGGGGCGTCCTGTCCGAGACGCGGGTCGTCCTCTTCGACGTGCCGTGGCTCTATCGGTAGTCGACGAAACTTGGAGCCGACCTGGCGTGTTAGTTAGGGCAAAGGAGCGGGATCGTGACCTTCGGGCGTCTCAGTGCTCTTTGGGCTCTGGGTTTGGCCGCCGCGTGGGGATTCTCCGCGGCTTCCCCGGCCGCCCAGAACGCTTCCGAACCCTCTCTTGACGAACAGTTCCAGAGCCGCATCAAACCGCTTCTTTCGGCTTACTGCTACAAATGTCACGGTCCGCAGCTTAAGCCGAAGGCCGACCTTAACCTGACCAAGTATCAGACCGAGCGCAGCGTGCGGGAGAACCGCAAGCTGATGAAGGAAGTCCTCGTCAAGATCCACACCCTCGAGATGCCTCCGGAAGGCTCTCCGCAGCCGAAACCCGAGGAGCGCAAACAGATCACCGACTGGTTCGAAGCGGCGCTCAACCGCGTGGACCCCAACGCCCCGAAGACCGCCGGCCGCGTGGTCTGCCGGAGGCTCAATCGGCAGGAGTACCGCCGTACCGTCAAGGATCTTCTGGGCGTGGATTTCGATCCCACAAAGGACTTTCCGGCCGACGACTTGGGATACGGTTTCGACACGGTGGGGGACGTCCTTTCCCTGCCGCCCCTGCTCATGGAAAAATACCTCGCGGCCGCGCGGGTGATCGCCGATCAGGCCGTCCAGGGCCGCGAGCGCGACCGCTACATCTTCGTCAGCCGCCCGGGCGGCTCCAAAAAGCCCCGGGACGCGGCCCGCGAGGTGCTCGCCCGGCTGGCCTCGCGCGCCTTCCGCCGTCCCGCCGCGCCCGACGAGGTCGAGCGCCTCGTCAAGCTCTTCGACGTCGCCGAAAAGCACGAGCCCGATTTCGATCGCGCGATGACCTTGCCGCTACGGGCTCTCCTGGTTTCCCCCCACTTCCTCTTCCGCGCGGAAGGCGCCGCCGGCGAGGGCGTGCAGCCCCTGACCGACTGGGAACTGGCCACGCGCCTTTCCTATTTCCTCTGGTCGAGCATGCCGGACGACGAGCTTTTCGAGCAGGCCCGCAAGGGCGCGCTCAAGGATCCGGCCGCGCTGGAGGCGCAGGCCCTCCGCATGCTTAAGGACCCCCGCGCCACCGCCCTGGCCGAGAACTTCGCCCCCCAGTGGCTCCAGGTGCGCCGCCTCGAGGAAATCCACTTCGATCCCAAGCTCTTTCCCGCCTACGACGCCCGCTTGCGGGAAGACATGATCCGGGAGGTCGTGCTCTTTTTCGAGGCGATCGTTCGGGAGGACCGCAGCGTCCTCGATCTCCTGGACGCCGACTTCACGTTCGTCAACGACCGGCTGGCGCGCCACTACGGATTGGCGGGAGCGTCCGGGTCGGGGTTCCAGCGCGTGAAGCTTCCGGACGGGAGGCGCGGCGGGGTCATCACCATGGCGGCGATCCTGGCGGCGACGTCCGATCCGGACCGGACCAGCCCCGTCAAGCGCGGCAAGTGGGTTCTCGAGGCGATTCTGGGGACGCCCCCGCCGCCGCCGGTGCCCGACGCCGCCAACCTCAAGCCCGAGCCGGACGACGCCCGCCTGACCCTCCGGCAGCGCATGGAGCGCCACCGGCGCGACCCGAACTGCGCTTCCTGCCACAACCGGATGGATCCGATCGGCTTCGGACTGGAAAACTTCGACGCCCTGGGCGCCTGGCGCGAACGGGACGGAAACCAGCCTCTCGATGTTTCGGCCACTCTGCCGGACGGACGCACGTTCAAGGGGCCGGTCGAGCTCAAGAACCTTCTCAAGGAGCGGAAGGACGATTTTGCGGCCTGCCTGACGGAGAAGCTCATGACCTACGGGCTGGGCCGGGGCATGGAGCACTTCGATCAGCCGGTGATCGACGAAATCGTCCGGGCCGCCGCGCGCCACGGGTACCGGTTCTCGACGTTCGTGACCGAGATCGTCAAGAGCTATCCGTTCCGGAACCGTCAGAAAGAGCGAGGCAAGCGATGAGAAAGCCGCTTTCCCGGCGAACCCTGCTCCGCGGGATCGGGACCGCGATCGCGCTGCCGTGGCTGGAGGCCATGACGCCGCGGACGCTCCTGGCGTCCTCGGCCGCCCCGCCGCCCGTCCGGATGGCTTTCTTCTTCGTGCCCAACGGGCAGAACATGGACGGCTGGAAGATGCCGAAGACGCCGGGACTGCCCGAGACGCTGGCGCCCCTCAAGAACGTGGCGTCCAAGGTGCTCATCATCAGCGGACTGGCTCAGCGCGCGGCCGAAAGCGGCGGCGACGGGGCCGGCGACCACGCCCGAGACAGCGCCGCCTACCTCACCGGCGTGCGCCCGAAGAAGACCGACGGCAAGGACCTCCGCGCTGGCGTTTCGGCCGATCAGTTCGCCGCTCAGCAGGTCGGCCACGAGACGCGGCTGCCCTCGCTTGAACTCGGCACGCAGGAAGGCGCGCAGTCCGGAAACTGCGACTCGGGGTACAGCTGCGCCTACTCGTCCAACATCTCCTGGATCACCCCCACCCAGCCGGCGGCCAAGGAGATCGACCCCCGCGCCCTCTACATCCGCCTCTTCGGCGATCCCAAGGCCCGGCAGTCCGAACAGGAGATCGCCCGCGAGGCGGCCTACACGCGGAGCCTCCTCGATCTGGTCCTCGACGAGGCCAAGGGGCTCCGTTCGCGCCTGGGGGCCGCGGATCAAGCCAAGCTCGATGAATACCTCGAATCCGTCCGCTCCATCGAGAAGCAGATCCAGGGGAACGTCGCTCCGAAGAATCCGCCGGCCGACCTCGAGTTCCCCGGCGGCCGCCCGCAGGATTACGCCCAGCACCTGCGCGTCATGCTCGACCTCCTGGCGGCCGCTTTCCAGACGGATACGACCCGCATCGCCACCTTCATGGTGGCCAACTCCGGCAGTAACCGGACGTTTCCCTCGATCGGGATCAACGAGGGCCACCACACCCTCTCCCACCACGGCGGGTCCAAGGACAAGCTCGACAAGATCAAGAAGATCGACCTCTTCTACATGCAGCAGTTCGCGTACTTCCTCGAGAAACTCGACCGCATCAAGGAGGAGCGGGGGACGCTTCTCGACAACTCCATGATCGTCTACGGCGG
This DNA window, taken from Planctomycetota bacterium, encodes the following:
- a CDS encoding sialidase family protein, translated to MAAATLLLLLASLQGADGQPVRTAPLPPGPGNPRNSGCDILALKDGLLLLVYARYSGRAGAEAVPELAARFSGDGGRTWTPKDVPVARAGAQGPSLVRMGDGTIGLFHLWRIAAEDCRPVLRRSDDEARTWSPPVFLTAEPGIYDLAADRAVRLRGGRLVLPAVRRRDSETVVFFLSDDDGASWRRAPAEVRGGLREPLVVERKDGRLLLLAAAADGVLRRARSSDGGESWSEAEPADLPVAGRGLAAGRIPGTGDLLLVRALPPGAVLTASLSRDEGESWGKPKTLEEDRSAVVGDAALEFPDGRVLVAYGAGDSRGGVLSETRVVLFDVPWLYR
- a CDS encoding DUF1592 domain-containing protein, with product MTFGRLSALWALGLAAAWGFSAASPAAQNASEPSLDEQFQSRIKPLLSAYCYKCHGPQLKPKADLNLTKYQTERSVRENRKLMKEVLVKIHTLEMPPEGSPQPKPEERKQITDWFEAALNRVDPNAPKTAGRVVCRRLNRQEYRRTVKDLLGVDFDPTKDFPADDLGYGFDTVGDVLSLPPLLMEKYLAAARVIADQAVQGRERDRYIFVSRPGGSKKPRDAAREVLARLASRAFRRPAAPDEVERLVKLFDVAEKHEPDFDRAMTLPLRALLVSPHFLFRAEGAAGEGVQPLTDWELATRLSYFLWSSMPDDELFEQARKGALKDPAALEAQALRMLKDPRATALAENFAPQWLQVRRLEEIHFDPKLFPAYDARLREDMIREVVLFFEAIVREDRSVLDLLDADFTFVNDRLARHYGLAGASGSGFQRVKLPDGRRGGVITMAAILAATSDPDRTSPVKRGKWVLEAILGTPPPPPVPDAANLKPEPDDARLTLRQRMERHRRDPNCASCHNRMDPIGFGLENFDALGAWRERDGNQPLDVSATLPDGRTFKGPVELKNLLKERKDDFAACLTEKLMTYGLGRGMEHFDQPVIDEIVRAAARHGYRFSTFVTEIVKSYPFRNRQKERGKR
- a CDS encoding DUF1552 domain-containing protein, whose protein sequence is MRKPLSRRTLLRGIGTAIALPWLEAMTPRTLLASSAAPPPVRMAFFFVPNGQNMDGWKMPKTPGLPETLAPLKNVASKVLIISGLAQRAAESGGDGAGDHARDSAAYLTGVRPKKTDGKDLRAGVSADQFAAQQVGHETRLPSLELGTQEGAQSGNCDSGYSCAYSSNISWITPTQPAAKEIDPRALYIRLFGDPKARQSEQEIAREAAYTRSLLDLVLDEAKGLRSRLGAADQAKLDEYLESVRSIEKQIQGNVAPKNPPADLEFPGGRPQDYAQHLRVMLDLLAAAFQTDTTRIATFMVANSGSNRTFPSIGINEGHHTLSHHGGSKDKLDKIKKIDLFYMQQFAYFLEKLDRIKEERGTLLDNSMIVYGG